Part of the Priestia megaterium genome, GTGAATTGTTTATACGAATAACATTTAACAATTTGAGCAAACTACCCAAGATGATGGATATCATCTCATGTATAATAACCTTTGAAAAAAACTTCTGATTGAGCCCAGGAGTTTTTTTCTCTTTTTATACTGTATACGCCATACATGTTTAGTTAACATAATCATCATTATCGGCATCAAAAGACCCTTAAATGATTTAAGGGTCTTTTGATGGGTCGGTAGGTAAATTAATCAGTAAAAAGCATAAAATAGCCCAAAGCTTTACTATCAAGGTTATCCCTAGACTTTTGCCCTTATCACTTCTCCTATAAATACATAAGTTATAGGGTATTTACCCCAATTTGGAAAATTTAGAGGAGAGATGACCAGATGAACCCATATAATTATTATCCTGGATATATTCCGCAACAGACTGAATACTATAACTATATCCCTTATGATTACGATCTATATACACCACAGCAAGAACAAGAGGAGTTTGATAGACAACAACCTCAAAGTCTAGGAGGGTTTGAAAGAAGAATTAGAAATCTTGAAAGACAAAACCAGCAACAGGCAAGAGAAATTACCCGGCTAAATCAAATTGTTGAACGCCATACATTCCGTCTGAATAGGTTAAATCAAAGACTACGTGCGGTAGAAAGCAGATTAAATATTCCATTTACAAGTCACGACGGTTTTTAAATTCTATTATAAGAGAAAAATCCCTTAAAATTATAATTCTAAGGGATTTTAACATCGTATATTTTCTCATACTACGAGCAAACTACTCAAGATGGATAGCGTCCTTCGTAGCAAGATTTATATTTTCCTCGTTCCACCTAATAAACTACCTCCCGACCTTTCCAAACGACTTAGGGGTAGTTTGTTTTTTATGGACAAGGAGTCCTAACATTTTAAAACAGGCATATGATTTATAAAGTCCTCACGTGCTTGTAAATTGAACTAGTAGATAACCCTTGAATGTATTGATTCATGGGTTATTTACTTTTTATATGAATTAATACATCGTAACCAGAGCAAATTACTCAAGACACTTTAAGTGTCACTCCAAAAACCATGATACGTTACAGAAAAACTTACTGATCTCTGTCCAGTAGGTTTTTCGCTTTTTTAGGATGTATATGGTATACAGAGCTAGTTACCATAATGTTGTTTATCGGAAATAAAAAGGCCTTTATAATTTACAAAGGCCTTTGAAAAAATTGTTTAGTTAAGCTTAAAGAATGTAGGTTTATCAGAGATTCTCAAAAAGACCTCTATTTTGGCTTCTTCCTTACAAAACAAACAACTGAGTTTAGAATTGCTAATTTTCTTTACATGAGGAACATCAAAGCACGTAATACCTTCCTTAACATGTTTCTTACAAACCACTAACATATATTTCATCTCATTTCTTTCAGAAATTAGGATTGATCTTGGTTTCTTAAGCTAGCTTCAAACATATCAATGATATGAAGAAATCTTTCGGCTTCACGAAAAGTATGATCTGCTAGAAGTGGATGGATAATACTCTTAATTCTGCATTCTTCAATTAATTCTCTGGCCGTTTTCTTAAAATCCCGAAGTGATGCAACTGAAACACGGTTTTCATCAAGAAATTGATCTAGAAGGGGGACAGTCTGAGATTGAGGTTTCATAGATTCCAAGTCTCTTGCTTGAAAAACTAATTGATCAAAATCATTGCTAAAGTTTCTAGCCATATCTACTAGTTTTCTTTCTGATGGATCAAGGAGATGACCTATAAATTTGGCATGATCAGCCATAATTCTTAAAAAGAATACATTTTCCTTGATAATAGCATCAGCGAGTGGTTTTAATTTTCCCTCGTTTAATTCAATCAGTCTCTTTCTAAAATAGTTAGCTTCTCTACTAATATGGTCAACCAACAGAGGAAAGTTATTTGCCCCTTGCATTCGGCCATCTAAAATTAAACCTAAAATCTTTCTTTTAAAAGCAAATATGCCAGTAGCAGCTTGTTGAACCTCTGAATTAAACCTTTTCATTTGTTCAGGATCTGTTTGGTTAGTAAATGAGTGAGCCCTGTGTTCTATCTGTTCAAACAAATGATAAAATTGATTTGCTTCCTGAATTAATTGAGTATCTTCACATCTAAAACCCAATCTAAGAAATAAAGAATGTTCTTTCATAATCCTTGACCAAAAACGAATTTCATCTAAGGATCTCTCTACAAATCCATCAATCATTATTACTCCCCCTACTACTGAAAATTAAATCCATTGTCATATTATTCGGATTTACCATTAGACATGCGTAAACCCATGAATATGAATAACTATAAGTATTTTGAGCAAACTACACAAGACGTCGTGAGGCGTCCACAACCTATTTTCTTTAGCTATTCCAGAAAAAACTACCTTATCTCTCCTAAGTCTAAGGTAGTTTTTTTCTGTTTTTAAGCTGTATATCGTATACATGTTTAGTTAACATAATGAGTGTTATCGGCATTAACCTAATAAAAAATACAGATTAAAAGTTAAATTTAGTTTAAATACCTAAAAACAGGCTCGTTTTCCTAGTTATAAGTCCATATCAAATCCTTAAATGAACATATAGTATGTTGGAGAAAAGTCAAAGGAGAGATTACTTTGTATAACCATTATCAACCTGAAGTAAATCCTAACGATTTACAACATTTTCACCAATATGATTCTTTTTACAGACAACAACAGCCTCAATACCATCAACAGCCTTATCATCCTCCTTATCATCCTCGTCCTCCTCGCTGTCGTTGGGTTCAAGAATGTAGATGGGTTCGTCGTTGCTACCCACGAGATGGCTTCTACACTGATGGTTACGACTACTAAAAGAGAAAAAACTACTGATAGGTCCAGTAGTTTTTTTCTCTTTTTAGGCTGTATACCATATACAAATTTAGTTTACATAATACCTCTTAA contains:
- a CDS encoding DUF2935 domain-containing protein, producing the protein MIDGFVERSLDEIRFWSRIMKEHSLFLRLGFRCEDTQLIQEANQFYHLFEQIEHRAHSFTNQTDPEQMKRFNSEVQQAATGIFAFKRKILGLILDGRMQGANNFPLLVDHISREANYFRKRLIELNEGKLKPLADAIIKENVFFLRIMADHAKFIGHLLDPSERKLVDMARNFSNDFDQLVFQARDLESMKPQSQTVPLLDQFLDENRVSVASLRDFKKTARELIEECRIKSIIHPLLADHTFREAERFLHIIDMFEASLRNQDQS